In Mixta intestinalis, the following are encoded in one genomic region:
- the xylR gene encoding D-xylose utilization transcriptional activator XylR (D-xylose enhances binding of XylR to the xyl promoter and activates transcription.) produces the protein MFEKRFRISLLFNANKVYDRQVVEGVGEYLQASQTDWDIFIEEDFRCRIENIRECLGDGVIADYDDTAIEALLRNVEVPIVGVGGSYHRPEDYPPVHYIATDNAALVESAFLHLKGKGINRFAFYGLPASSGKRWAQEREYAFRQQVAKERYQGVIYQGMETAPAHWQHAQNRLADWLQTLPPQTGIIAVTDARARHLLQVCEHLKIPVPEKLCVIGIDNEELTRYLSRVALSSVAQGTHQMGYQAAKLLHRLLERQPLPLQRILIPPVKVVARRSTDYRSLHDPAVIQAMHYIRGNACKGIKVEQVLDAVGMSRSNLEKRFKDETGETIHTIIHSEKLERARTLLISSSLPINEISQMCGYPSLQYFYSVFKKSYATTPKEYRQQSSEIF, from the coding sequence ATGTTTGAAAAACGTTTCCGTATCAGCCTGCTGTTTAACGCCAATAAAGTCTACGATCGTCAGGTAGTAGAAGGTGTTGGCGAATACTTACAAGCATCGCAAACCGACTGGGATATTTTTATTGAGGAAGATTTTCGCTGCCGTATTGAAAATATTCGTGAATGTTTGGGTGACGGTGTGATCGCCGATTACGATGATACGGCGATCGAGGCGCTGTTACGCAACGTGGAAGTCCCCATCGTGGGCGTTGGCGGTTCTTACCATCGCCCTGAAGATTATCCGCCAGTTCACTATATTGCTACCGATAACGCCGCGCTGGTAGAGAGCGCCTTTCTGCACCTTAAAGGAAAGGGAATCAATCGTTTCGCTTTTTACGGCCTGCCCGCCTCCAGCGGCAAGCGTTGGGCGCAGGAGCGAGAATATGCCTTTCGTCAGCAGGTAGCAAAAGAGCGTTACCAGGGCGTTATTTATCAGGGAATGGAAACGGCGCCTGCCCACTGGCAACATGCACAAAATCGACTCGCTGACTGGCTACAAACGTTGCCACCGCAGACTGGGATTATTGCAGTAACTGATGCCCGCGCCCGCCACCTGTTACAGGTATGCGAGCATTTAAAAATCCCGGTGCCGGAAAAGCTGTGCGTGATCGGCATTGATAATGAAGAACTGACACGCTATCTGTCGCGCGTTGCGCTGTCATCAGTCGCGCAGGGCACTCACCAGATGGGTTATCAGGCGGCCAAGCTGCTGCATCGTCTGTTGGAGCGGCAACCGCTGCCGCTACAACGTATTTTGATACCACCGGTTAAAGTAGTGGCCCGCCGTTCTACCGACTACCGTTCACTACACGATCCGGCGGTGATTCAGGCAATGCACTATATTCGCGGCAACGCATGCAAAGGTATTAAGGTTGAGCAGGTACTGGACGCTGTTGGCATGTCGCGCTCTAATCTGGAAAAACGCTTTAAAGATGAAACCGGGGAAACTATTCATACCATTATTCATAGTGAAAAGCTGGAGCGGGCACGCACCCTATTAATTTCCTCTTCGCTGCCAATCAACGAGATTTCGCAGATGTGTGGTTATCCATCGTTACAGTATTTCTATTCGGTATTTAAGAAAAGCTACGCCACAACACCTAAAGAGTATCGCCAACAGAGCAGCGAGATATTCTAG